CCTCCAAGTGTATTTTTCTTGGGTACAGTCCTTATCACCAAGGGTATCGTTGTCTTCATCCTAGTGGTCGGGTCTATATTGCAagaagtgtgactttcaatgaaACTGAGTTTTCTTATCCTACTCTCTTTCCTGCCTCATCTTCTACAACAACTTCCACCACTCGTACCCTATTGATCCTAATTCATATCGTGTCCCTACTTCTCTTCTATCATCACCTCCTATCATCCCAACCATTCCTGTTCCCACTTTTCCTTCTACATCTGACTCTCCTCATGGTCTTGTAGTTTCTTCTAGTCATGAGTCTGTGTTTGTCAATCCCTCTTAACAATCCAAATCCACTCCCCCAACTTTTTCCTCACCTGAGTCCATTCCCTTTGTTCCCTTCTCTGAGTTACATGTAGACTTTCCTATACCTCATGTCCCGTCCGACGCACACCCCATGATTACTCGTTCCAAAGCAGGAATTGTCAAGCCTAAAGCTTATGTTGCTACTGTCCCTACTGAGTTGGAACCAACCTCTGTCAAGCAAGCTTTGTCTATTCCTGTTGACCCTagatttgggcaactgacacggagtcacaaTTTGCTTGATGtgtatgaatgcgttgaaaatAACGTAatgatgaaaagaataagaacacgatattttatagtggttcggccccagaatctagtaatgacctacgtccacttaaattgttattagattgagattcaaaggagtgatcaaagaactcgggttcaatgagtttcactagcctCTGAAGAACAAATACAATATGGTTTCTATGACCTTTCTAATCACAAGCGatttagaagtctgaaaagagaaaatagagcccgatccccttccctgagtcctcttcttctatttataagctcagggaagatttacattgatttgttacagatattatttcctaaataatcggacaCTCAAGAAATCATGGAAGAGAATCTCGGATTCCCTCATAATCGCCTAAGATCTTTTCGGCATATAAAgtgcatacgaccagtctggtcgtatgaaaAACTGATCGTCTGATACAAGGTgctttcctggtcgatagtcgaacacgcaTTCTTctaggtgtcagccatgtgtaatTAATGCTTGCCATGTCATTCGCTTctgattttttggataacatttgcccccccaagtttgtttGTTGCGACCAGTAACGAAGATACTTAAGGGAATAACtgttcatatccccacgatgtcTGTCAGAACCCCCGTGCGTTCTTGTaaactgtgacataattatgtctaatcaagccttttcagtttccaaaaaggtAATTTTGacggcttgtccacttccccacgtCTCGAAAATGAGAAACgatgattactgccttttggcTGTGCTTTTGCTTTTTATAAGTagatcttccttctccttcaagaaatttttttattcatcaaCTTTGCTAAAGTCTTCAAAAACCCGCACTAGTGTTCAGAGCTCCGAAAACCAGTCCGACGTTGTGTTGCAGGTCTTCCGATTCATGTTTTTACCTTCCTCCGAATCATCTTCTTGCCCAGGTAAGAACTCTGTTCCTTTTTGATCTGTACTACGCCATGCATGCTATTTTTCTAATCTGATGTGctgcgttcttgaatagggtttttagggtttttgataGGAACCACTTGATATTCTGTAGAAGTGCGTCTTTATACCTGGTATGGGTCTGTTTAGGACTTTGATAGGTAGATTTTCTGATTTGGGTTGTTAGGCTATTGAAAGTTTCACCCTTTAGGCTAGACGAAAGAAAAACTGAAAATTTTTACcaccctttaggagttgaaaaaggttctttttagaaaatgtttttctttccttttctgatTCGATTTAACCACGTTGAATTcagcgtaggattaggatgctgtTGGCTacttaggcacgagcaacgttatcccagcttccccacactacttcgcggattgtgtctgatctcctccattgtctgtttgcagttcatatgcaagaacCTTGGGGGGGagagagacctatcgaagacgaactCCTAGCctagctgctcgaaggcgaagagaatccatccacaTTGATTCCAGAAATCCTGTTTTCACgccctaacccaaatcctccaccagctcctgcccaaaaaatggccagaacaaaaaccaaggccagaaaaagacgcGACCCTCCACAAAGTCAGCCTCCTGCTGACGCcccctcaaccagtggtcgaggAGAATTTCCTCCTGAGACCGAAGTTCAGGCACGTGCCCGACCTCGGCATGCCAACCAGATGGCTATCGAGTGGCACGTGGTAGCTCCGAGCACGGTGACCATTCGAATGGTCTCCAATTATTTAACCAAATACAATTtgacgggggtgaccctagtcagacctactgtcgaccagcgagccaaccttccaggtggggcttatagcgcctggtcgagacaCCACCTTGAggcgggtgccaccctgcctttgcattcattttttcaaggggtggttAATTACTTCGGAGTGGCCCCTTTCTAGATTACCCTAAATGGATGCAGGATGCTGACTGCGCTTTACATCCTTTACAAAATCCAGAAATGGCCAACCCCCTCCCCTCACGAGGTAAATTATTtatttgacctcaaatccaaccctaaccaagacggtacggggttttttcatttttgcCATCAAGAGACCGGACGCACCTTCCTGTCCGAGACCACCCATATCTTTAATGCAGGGAAGTATCACTTGGAGTACTTCCTGACACCTGATCTTGTTGTGGATAACCTGGcgttcacccgaggaggtaaggagATTAATTAGCCTTAAACCAGTAGTTCCTGCCCTTTAACTTTTTCTTGTCGTAACATTCTACTGTTCCACTAtattccaggtccatggttgcgcccgacccctactccaggaatggagtcgagggcagcactcttagcgaGTATGTCCAATGCTACTAAGAGTGTAAAAATTTTGatcactgaggctaaccttaggttgaaTGGCCTTAAGGGCTCTCCACCTACGACCAGTGAACCTGCGGTGGGTGGTGTTCATGCTGGGGGGCGCGAGCAGGGTCCCGAGCAGCAGCCTCAGTCACCTCCTAGGAGGAGGTCAACTGGGGTTACTATCAGGGAGCCTGCTGCTACCCATCGAGCAGCAGAaccgtcggtccccaagggcaagagGAAACAAAAGGTTACTGAGCCTGCCAaacagtctgacgactcgtcAGATGTACACGGTACACAATTCtcgtttttaaataacttgcccaTTCCCGTCCatctatttgacggggacgacaactttaggaacgctccttctttaaattcagatttcttccaggaactaggtagttctgTAGATATTGTTACGACCAGTAGGCATAGCTCGGGTACCTTATTTTTGCAACTCTTACATTCTAACTTTTTTTTCTTTGCGATCCTTTAAACTTATTGTTTGAATGTTATCCTTTGCACAGGCATGAATTCAGGGGACTTCTTTGCACACTATCAAGCTGCTGCCGAAGCTTCTGTCCCGAAGGATGGTAAAAGGGTCCtaggggaaagtagcaagaccccagCGAAGAAAGCCCAAACAGAAAATGCTTCCACAGATGCTCCCTCCAAAGAGAACTTAACACATCCGCCTGCTCCCAAGCAGCAAACTCCCTCTCCTGCTAATCCTCGGTCCTCCTCGAAGGCCGTAGACAAAGAGGCCATGGATCATTTGtctgaaggctccctgcccaaccacgtagttggcatggccagggagaggatatatcgGCTCTCCAAGCATAAGCGCTCCCAGGTCTCCATCAATGACACTGCGACAATGGATATCCATGacatcatcaacagagggttgaacgagatagccagtgtaagttgtctcCTGTTGCTTTGTCCTTTACGCTAAACTTCCTTACTTAACCCATTTTTCCTTCAGGGGTTTTTATC
The Humulus lupulus chromosome 6, drHumLupu1.1, whole genome shotgun sequence DNA segment above includes these coding regions:
- the LOC133784668 gene encoding uncharacterized protein LOC133784668 produces the protein MESRAALLASMSNATKSVKILITEANLRLNGLKGSPPTTSEPAVGGVHAGGREQGPEQQPQSPPRRRSTGVTIREPAATHRAAEPSVPKGKRKQKVTEPAKQSDDSSDVHGMNSGDFFAHYQAAAEASVPKDGKRVLGESSKTPAKKAQTENASTDAPSKENLTHPPAPKQQTPSPANPRSSSKAVDKEAMDHLSEGSLPNHGFLSWTASWRRAGAMVSREKNLDSRLAQAKQVLEDEKAKLLEENSKLLANEERKKWRESAVLNTRECKQLNLDLTASRDEVTRPGKRVKELEERIQELEEDGAGNLEKYKEATFLSFYDFWKHNQGAKIVYLAENLQQSLMAECTARFEAEKRAKAQTLAASAKDDPPADKNAPAPK